The following is a genomic window from Clostridium fungisolvens.
ATTGTATTAGTACCTTTTGTTCTCCTATAATATCTGAGAGATTTTTCCCAATCAATTCTTCAGCATTTTGTTCTAATAGAGACTCAATTCCATCTTCTATATATATAATTCTACTCATTTGATCTGCAACAAAATAAAACTCCCTTTTAACCATATTAAGGTTTATATCTGAAAAATCATCTCCCATAAAATTTTTCATGGAATCCCTCCATAAGCATGATTGTATTATTTATTTTTCATTCGTATTCTCAAAAAACTTATCAATTAGCTTTTCTGCAATCTTTCTATATCCATTTGCCATGTCAATTATGGATAGAATATATAGCAGAACATCTCCGTCTTCGTCCTTAACTTCCTTTAACTTTTGCTCTGCTGAAGCTTTTATTTCTTCAGAATTATTAGTTTTTATTAGCAAGTACTTATTATATAATGAATCTATATCTACCTTCTCATTATTTTCTATCTTTTCAACTATAGGTTTTAATACATTCTTAATATCATTAATAGCTAAGCTTTGCTTTAGATTGTAGATTATAATCATAAGAATTACATGATCTCTAGTATACTTTTTTTTCTTTGCTGCCATTAGTAGCTTATCTTTAGTATAATTATTTATCATAGTTTTAGTAAGTAATTTATCTTCCACACTTCTTTTAGTTTCAAATAAATTACTTTCGAATAATGTTATTACTTGGTCCATATATAAATCCAGATTAGGTATTTGCTCAGGTTGTATTTCATTGTTAAAATGTAAATCTTCAAAGATCATTTTAAGGTTATTTAAATCTAATTCTAAATCCACGTTATTCATATCTTCCTCCCTAGCTCTGAAAAGCAATAAGTAGTTTTTAAAACCACTTATTTTAATATTAATAGAAAATGCTAGATAATACAAGAATTTTATAGTTATAACGAATAAATTTTGTAATTTCATTTATAATAAATATTGCATAAACAATTCACTATGTCGTATACTATAATAAAGAGAACAAGTAGTTATATTAACTACTTCACATAATATTTATAGGAGTTGGTGTTATGATAAAATATATAAGAGAACCAGTTAATAGTTTAACTCACTTTTTTGGTGCTATAGCATCCTTTGTCGGATTAGTTTTTATGATTTTGAAAGTAATTGATGTAAATGACTCTTTACCTTCAAGACTTACGGGAGCCATTATCTTTGGACTATCTTTAATTTTTCTTTATAGTGCAAGTTCCATATATCACTGGTCAAAATCTTCTGCAAATAAACTGCTTATGTTAAGGAAATTTGATCACGCAATGATTTTTGTTCTCATTGCAGGTACTTATACACCTATATGTTTAGGAGTTCTAGACGGATTTTTAGAAGTATTTGTTTTATCTACTGTATGGATTTTAGCAATCGCAGGAATCTTTCTAAAGATATTTTGGTTCGACTGTCCAAGATGGCTATATACAGCGTTTTACATAATAATGGGTTGGTTAGCCTTAACCTTCAGTGCACCTTTATATAGAACACTGTTAATGCCTGGCTTCATTTGGCTCATAATTGGAGGAGTACTATATACCATTGGAGGAATAATTTACGCATTAAAGTCCCCAAATATATCTTCAAAATTTGGATTCCATGAATTATTTCATATATTCGTCTTACTAGGAAGTTTAAGTCACTTTTATCTAATTTATGCTTTTATTTTATAATTTAATGTATCCTTCTAAAAATTAATTTCCTGAAGAATAAAAAACTCACTGAAATGTTTTTCTTCAGTGAGTTTTTTGCGCATCTGCCTTTCCGAATAAATATGAGGAAAATTTGGCAGGCGACATATTCTTCTTTTTTATTCTTTAACATATATTATATTTTAAGTCTGTTACGCATATGTATCCACAGTTTTCATTAAATTATAATTCTATAAAGAATAAAAAAACTCACTGAAGTGCTTTTCTTCAGTGAGTTTTTTAATAATTTATTTTATCAATAATGTTCCGTCGTTAATCTTCCAAGCATTGTCTTCATATACTAGCTCTACATTACAAACATCCGAAACATCTCCATCTACATACTCCACTCTAGCATTAATCTTGCTTGATCCCTGATCACTGCTTATCACCTTCGTGAAATTCTCTCCATTACTTAATCCTTGTCCATAAAGAACATACTTCTTCCCATCGCTCTCTTTAAAAAAGTTTCTAACGTGATTATTAACGAAAGCTTTAGAAAAATATTGATTAAAGGATTTAATTTCATTCTCTACATTCGTATTCTGATCTTTGATAGCTGCATAACTTAGACTATCTATGGTGATGGTTTGATTACTATCTCCTATTCCCATCAGTTTGCTAATCTCAAAGTTCCTTCCTACTATTAGAGTACTTAAGATCTCCTCATCTTTTAAAGATTTTACAATTGCAGTATTATCAGCAGGCTTTTTTGTGTCATTTGAAGCAGTATTATTTTTTAAATCCGTATTTTGCTTAGTTACAACTTGCGAATTATCACTTGTATTTATTTTCTCTTCCTTAACCGCTATCGGCTTTAAATCCTTATCAAACTTATACCAAGTAAGTTTTTTATCATCATTTAGCTGCGGTATTTCCAAGATACCATCTCCATCAATATCCTGTGCATATTTTTTCAAGCCATTTACAGTACTATTTATAAGCCTTTCAATCTTACCTTTATTCATTATATAGACATCAATATTTGAATCTTTAGATACAGCTGAGTTATCTATTAATCCGTAAGTTCCATCATTTATTTTTCCTACTACTAACTCACCTGGAAATGCAGTATTAGAAGGAGCTACACTATCACTTAAGTCTTGATATTTATCTTTCCTATATTCATAGACCTTAACAGGAGATTTCTTCTCTCCCTTGCTATTATAAGGAACAATATATATTTCAGGAATCTTATCATTATCCAAATCACCAAATGCATATCCATCTTTATTCATATCCCCGATGGTTGTCCAAGATTTATCCTTAGCAAACTTTTCTTTTATAAAGTTCAGCATAAGTTCATCTAATTTGCCAAATTCCTTCACATCTCCTCCGGCAGATATAAATTCAGCATATTTTGATACTGATTCCGGATACTTCTTTTCAGAATAAACCTTATTTAATTGATTTAATATATCCTCTTTATTAGTTTTATTGTTATCATTACTCTTACTACATCCGAATAATGACAAACTAATTATTAGAAATAAAGCTACTGTTAGATTTAATTTCTTAGTCATGCTATTCCTCCGTTTTATTATGTTGTTTCATCTTTAAAGCAGAAAAATCCTACAATATTAGGATTTTTGAATAAATATAAGTATGAGTTCACTTAATAATATTCTTACATTTTCAACTATAAAATTATAGCACAGTGAAACATTTCCTTACATCACTATAAAAATTCATTTATGCCCAATTTGGACACTTTTTTATATTTAATTGACATAAGTCTCTTATTTTCATATCCTTATACTAAATACTAATTTTATTTTAGAAAAGAGGGTTGATTATATGGATATTATAAGAAAAGTAATAGAAGAAAACTTAGAAGAAGTAATTAGTATGTGGCATAAGCTTCATGCTACTCCTGAACTTTCATTTGAAGAATATAAAACACAAGAGCTACTTCTTGAGTTTTTAAATTCTATGGGCTATGAGAGTAAGAAGATTGCTAAAACTGGATTAGTTGCGGTACTAGGAGATGATTCCAAAGCAATTGGCATAAGGACAGATATAGATGCTATAAACGTAGCAGGTCCTCGTCACTCCTGCGGACACGATTTTCATATGTCAACAGTGCTAGGCACTGCTCTAGTTTTAAAGAAATTAGGTGTAAAAAAGACAGTTAAATTTTTATTTCAGCCAGCGGAAGAAGCAATTGGTGGAGCAAAAGTTATGATTGAGGAAGGTGTTTTAAAAAATCCTGAAGTAACTGAAATGATTGGCTTTCATGTATGGCCAAAGGTTCCTGTTGGAACTATTGAAGTTTCACCTGGCCCATCTATGGCTTCAGTTGATGATTTTATCATTACTTTTAAAGGAAAAGGTGGCCATGCAGCAATGCCTTATATTTGTATAAATCCATTATATCCAGCAATGGATTTTATAAATACTATGACTATAAAAACAAAAATAGAAAACAATCCATTAAATCCTCACATTCTTACCTTCACTACTTTACAATGTGGTACAGTAGGTAATGTTATAGCCGAGGAAGCAGTAGTAAAAGGAACTGTAAGAACCTTTGATATGGCTTTTAAGAAAAAGCTTCAAAATCAAATTTTAGCCGAAGCTGAAGATATCGGCAAAAAATATAATTGTTCTGTATCATCCCATTATAATGTATATTATCCGCCTGTTATAAGCGATGAAGCTTTGACAGAAAAATTTACTAAGATTAGTAAAAAGGCTCTAGGCGAAAACAATGTTAGGCCATTGGAAAAAACTTTTACAGC
Proteins encoded in this region:
- the trhA gene encoding PAQR family membrane homeostasis protein TrhA, producing MIKYIREPVNSLTHFFGAIASFVGLVFMILKVIDVNDSLPSRLTGAIIFGLSLIFLYSASSIYHWSKSSANKLLMLRKFDHAMIFVLIAGTYTPICLGVLDGFLEVFVLSTVWILAIAGIFLKIFWFDCPRWLYTAFYIIMGWLALTFSAPLYRTLLMPGFIWLIIGGVLYTIGGIIYALKSPNISSKFGFHELFHIFVLLGSLSHFYLIYAFIL
- a CDS encoding M20 metallopeptidase family protein yields the protein MDIIRKVIEENLEEVISMWHKLHATPELSFEEYKTQELLLEFLNSMGYESKKIAKTGLVAVLGDDSKAIGIRTDIDAINVAGPRHSCGHDFHMSTVLGTALVLKKLGVKKTVKFLFQPAEEAIGGAKVMIEEGVLKNPEVTEMIGFHVWPKVPVGTIEVSPGPSMASVDDFIITFKGKGGHAAMPYICINPLYPAMDFINTMTIKTKIENNPLNPHILTFTTLQCGTVGNVIAEEAVVKGTVRTFDMAFKKKLQNQILAEAEDIGKKYNCSVSSHYNVYYPPVISDEALTEKFTKISKKALGENNVRPLEKTFTAEDFSFYCEKVPSVHFRLGISDGSKGESPLHSPNFDGSFEALYYGIYTLVNYVLNA
- a CDS encoding DUF1836 domain-containing protein, coding for MNNVDLELDLNNLKMIFEDLHFNNEIQPEQIPNLDLYMDQVITLFESNLFETKRSVEDKLLTKTMINNYTKDKLLMAAKKKKYTRDHVILMIIIYNLKQSLAINDIKNVLKPIVEKIENNEKVDIDSLYNKYLLIKTNNSEEIKASAEQKLKEVKDEDGDVLLYILSIIDMANGYRKIAEKLIDKFFENTNEK
- a CDS encoding DL-endopeptidase inhibitor IseA family protein → MTKKLNLTVALFLIISLSLFGCSKSNDNNKTNKEDILNQLNKVYSEKKYPESVSKYAEFISAGGDVKEFGKLDELMLNFIKEKFAKDKSWTTIGDMNKDGYAFGDLDNDKIPEIYIVPYNSKGEKKSPVKVYEYRKDKYQDLSDSVAPSNTAFPGELVVGKINDGTYGLIDNSAVSKDSNIDVYIMNKGKIERLINSTVNGLKKYAQDIDGDGILEIPQLNDDKKLTWYKFDKDLKPIAVKEEKINTSDNSQVVTKQNTDLKNNTASNDTKKPADNTAIVKSLKDEEILSTLIVGRNFEISKLMGIGDSNQTITIDSLSYAAIKDQNTNVENEIKSFNQYFSKAFVNNHVRNFFKESDGKKYVLYGQGLSNGENFTKVISSDQGSSKINARVEYVDGDVSDVCNVELVYEDNAWKINDGTLLIK